Proteins encoded together in one Felis catus isolate Fca126 chromosome B3, F.catus_Fca126_mat1.0, whole genome shotgun sequence window:
- the CTXN2 gene encoding cortexin-2 yields the protein MSSTYCGNSSAKMSVNEVSAFSLTLEQKTGFAFVGILCIFLGLLIIRCFKILLDPYSSMPSSTWEDEVEEFDKGTFEYALA from the coding sequence ATGAGTAGTACCTACTGTGGCAACTCCTCAGCTAAGATGAGCGTCAATGAAGTATCAGCTTTTTCGTTGACTCTGGAACAAAAAACTGGCTTTGCTTTTGTTGGGATTTTGTGTATCTTCTTAGGACTTCTTATTATTAGATGCTTCAAAATCCTGTTAGACCCGTACAGTAGCATGCCTTCCTCTACATGGGAAGATGAAGTTGAAGAATTTGATAAAGGGACATTTGAATATGCACTTGCGTGA